CATTCAATTGGTGGGGGATAGTGGACCGAGTCTGTATCCGCATTTGCTTTTCGTGACCCAAGTTCCAAATGGGTTATGAACAGCTCACCATGCGATTTGTGTGGACTTTATTGGCTGGAAATGCTCAATTGTTAACTTGGGGCAACCATGTGCAGCGCAGTACATGCTATTTTATCTTCTGTAATTTGTGTACACTGTCTTGATATCCACAGTTCTCTTGGGTTTAATGTAGTAACCGGTGTCTCTTTTGCGCAGGTGAGCAGTTTGAGAGAACAACATGCATATATAGAGAAGCAACTTGATTCATTAAAGGCGGCGTCACAGCCAAAACAGGAAGAGCTAGATAGATTAGAGGAGCTAAAGTCTGTTATATCTGCTGAAGAAAAGGAGCTTGGGAGACTCACTAAAGNNNNNNNNNNNAGATAGATTAGAGGAGCTAAAGTCTGTTATATCTGCTGAAGAAAAGGAGCTTGAGAGACTCACTAAAGGATCAAAAAAGCTCAAGGAGAAGGTCAGAGCTTAAAATTTATACCCAAGAAtcctttaccaaatcaaattgtGCAGCATTTCATCCATTATGGTTTGCTAATACGACTGTTCTGGTGTTTGAAGGCCTTGGATCTCCA
The nucleotide sequence above comes from Papaver somniferum cultivar HN1 unplaced genomic scaffold, ASM357369v1 unplaced-scaffold_20111, whole genome shotgun sequence. Encoded proteins:
- the LOC113339211 gene encoding structural maintenance of chromosomes protein 4-like; amino-acid sequence: MELAKSQKQVSSLREQHAYIEKQLDSLKAASQPKQEELDRLEELKSVISAEEKELERLTKGSKKLKEKALDLQSKIENAGGERLKKQKTKVNQIQS